A single region of the Anomaloglossus baeobatrachus isolate aAnoBae1 chromosome 2, aAnoBae1.hap1, whole genome shotgun sequence genome encodes:
- the HIC1 gene encoding hypermethylated in cancer 1 protein isoform X3, giving the protein MGFREDPQGGQLNTMLDAMEVPSHSRQLLLQLNSQRTKGFLCDVIIVVQNALFRAHKNILAASSVYLKSLVVHDNLINLDHEMVSPSIFRIILDFIYTGRLGDGEPTSEQLFGAVLAAASYLQIADLVSLCKKKLKRNGKYCHVRTTGYPSYGSLGRGLRATTPVIQSCFNSTPRPVDIPPGEPVNPLNTHCGELYASVTQGNQLHQHGLCPPERHCSPLCGLDLSKKSPSRPSNQLHSDGPESRDPPIPGRPHSPPISASVLTNSNSYKDQNHGYPKLDSTPPVPHPESFRNSISNSHLRNEGRDLMFDWMKPEPIGNYVDESDREKDLDREEKGESSPLSQQPRYPSIESNEPDDDKSTSEETGSSGDPSPSSNLERYHCNHLYDPESYGDNLYVCIPCGKGFPSSEQLNAHVEAHNEEELYHKDSMEPPVPFLEKTSQSLGDIIRPYRCSSCEKSYKDPATLRQHEKTHWLTRPYPCSICGKKFTQRGTMTRHMRSHLGLKPFACDACGMRFTRQYRLTEHMRIHSGEKPYECQVCGGKFAQQRNLISHMKMHTTGPDGKPKLDFPDSVYAMAKFTADHLGLKQEKAAEILSQTSHFLNDPKTIESLYPLAKFTAEQFGLTQEKAAEVLTQSQLLGTDRLIERFSSP; this is encoded by the exons ATGGGTTTCAGAGAGGACCCCCAAG GTGGACAACTGAACACGATGCTGGATGCCATGGAGGTACCAAGTCATTCCAGACAACTTCTCCTGCAGTTGAACAGCCAGAGGACTAAAGGCTTCCTGTGTGATGTGATCATTGTGGTACAGAACGCCCTGTTCAGGGCACATAAGAACATCTTAGCTGCTAGCAGTGTCTACTTGAAATCACTAGTTGTCCACGATAACTTGATCAACCTCGACCACGAAATGGTCAGCCCCAGCATATTCAGAATCATCCTAGACTTCATTTACACGGGCAGGCTGGGAGATGGAGAGCCAACTAGTGAGCAGCTCtttggggctgtgctggcagctgcCAGCTACCTTCAGATCGCTGACCTGGTATCTCTATGCAAAAAGAAGCTGAAGAGAAATGGAAAATACTGCCATGTAAGGACAACAGGTTACCCAAGTTATGGGAGTCTTGGAAGGGGACTGAGAGCCACAACCCCTGTCATCCAATCATGTTTTAATTCAACTCCAAGACCAGTAGAcataccccctggagaaccagtgaACCCCCTCAacacacactgtggagagctttatgccTCTGTAACTCAGGGGAACCAATTGCACCAGCATGGGCTGTGCCCACCAGAAAGGCATTGCTCTCCCTTGTGTGGACTAGACCTTTCCAAGAAAAGCCCGAGCAGACCATCTAATCAGCTCCACTCAGATGGACCTGAAAGCAGGGACCCCCCCATACCAGGCAGACCACACAGCCCCCCAATTAGTGCCAGTGTTCTGACCAACAGCAACTCTTACAAAGATCAAAACCATGGTTATCCAAAGCTGGACAGTACCCCACCAGTACCACACCCAGAATCCTTTAGAAACAGCATTTCCAACAGCCACCTGAGGAATGAGGGTCGTGATTTGATGTTTGACTGGATGAAGCCTGAGCCTATTGGAAATTATGTGGATGAAAGTGATCGAGAAAAAGACTTGGACAGAGAGGAGAAAGGGGAGAGCTCTCCTTTATCCCAGCAGCCCAGATATCCCAGCATTGAGAGTAATGAGCCAGATGATGACAAAAGCACAAGCGAGGAGACTGGCAGCAGTGGGGATCCTTCTCCTTCTTCCAACCTTGAAAGATACCATTGTAATCATCTGTATGACCCAGAGAGCTATGGAGATAACCTGTATGTCTGTATTCCCTGTGGGAAAGGCTTCCCTAGCAGTGAGCAGCTCAATGCCCATGTGgaagctcacaatgaagaagaactGTACCACAAAGACAGCATGGAGCCTCCAGTGCCTTTTCTAGAAAAGACCAGTCAAAGTTTGGGGGACATAATCAGGCCCTATAGGTGCTCCTCCTGTGAGAAGTCCTACAAAGACCCAGCCACTTTGCGTCAGCATGAAAAGACTCATTGGCTCACTCGTCCTTACCCATGTAGCATTTGTGGAAAGAAGTTCACCCAAAGAGGAACAATGACCCGTCACATGAGAAGTCACCTTGGGCTCAAGCCATTTGCCTGTGATGCTTGTGGAATGCGTTTCACCAGACAATATCGCCTGACAGAGCACATGAGGATCCATTCTGGGGAAAAACCCTATGAATGTCAAGTATGTGGGGGAAAGTTTGCTCAGCAGCGAAACCTCATAAGCCACATGAAAATGCACACCACTGGACCAGATGGGAAGCCCAAGCTGGACTTTCCTGACAGTGTCTATGCTATGGCCAAGTTTACTGCAGATCACCTAGGCCTTAAACAAGAGAAAGCAGCTGAAATCCTGTCCCAGACCTCACACTTTCTCAATGATCCCAAAACTATAGAGAGCCTATACCCTTTAGCTAAATTCACAGCAGAACAGTTTGGACTAACCCAAGAAAAGGCTGCTGAGGTCTTAACCCAAAGTCAGCTCCTTGGCACTGATAGACTCATTGAAAGGTTCTCTTCTCCTTAA
- the HIC1 gene encoding hypermethylated in cancer 1 protein isoform X2: protein MVTHSGIRCVHTTGRPGGQLNTMLDAMEVPSHSRQLLLQLNSQRTKGFLCDVIIVVQNALFRAHKNILAASSVYLKSLVVHDNLINLDHEMVSPSIFRIILDFIYTGRLGDGEPTSEQLFGAVLAAASYLQIADLVSLCKKKLKRNGKYCHVRTTGYPSYGSLGRGLRATTPVIQSCFNSTPRPVDIPPGEPVNPLNTHCGELYASVTQGNQLHQHGLCPPERHCSPLCGLDLSKKSPSRPSNQLHSDGPESRDPPIPGRPHSPPISASVLTNSNSYKDQNHGYPKLDSTPPVPHPESFRNSISNSHLRNEGRDLMFDWMKPEPIGNYVDESDREKDLDREEKGESSPLSQQPRYPSIESNEPDDDKSTSEETGSSGDPSPSSNLERYHCNHLYDPESYGDNLYVCIPCGKGFPSSEQLNAHVEAHNEEELYHKDSMEPPVPFLEKTSQSLGDIIRPYRCSSCEKSYKDPATLRQHEKTHWLTRPYPCSICGKKFTQRGTMTRHMRSHLGLKPFACDACGMRFTRQYRLTEHMRIHSGEKPYECQVCGGKFAQQRNLISHMKMHTTGPDGKPKLDFPDSVYAMAKFTADHLGLKQEKAAEILSQTSHFLNDPKTIESLYPLAKFTAEQFGLTQEKAAEVLTQSQLLGTDRLIERFSSP from the exons ATGGTCACTCACTCCGGGATCCGCTGTGTGCACACCACTGGGCGCCCAG GTGGACAACTGAACACGATGCTGGATGCCATGGAGGTACCAAGTCATTCCAGACAACTTCTCCTGCAGTTGAACAGCCAGAGGACTAAAGGCTTCCTGTGTGATGTGATCATTGTGGTACAGAACGCCCTGTTCAGGGCACATAAGAACATCTTAGCTGCTAGCAGTGTCTACTTGAAATCACTAGTTGTCCACGATAACTTGATCAACCTCGACCACGAAATGGTCAGCCCCAGCATATTCAGAATCATCCTAGACTTCATTTACACGGGCAGGCTGGGAGATGGAGAGCCAACTAGTGAGCAGCTCtttggggctgtgctggcagctgcCAGCTACCTTCAGATCGCTGACCTGGTATCTCTATGCAAAAAGAAGCTGAAGAGAAATGGAAAATACTGCCATGTAAGGACAACAGGTTACCCAAGTTATGGGAGTCTTGGAAGGGGACTGAGAGCCACAACCCCTGTCATCCAATCATGTTTTAATTCAACTCCAAGACCAGTAGAcataccccctggagaaccagtgaACCCCCTCAacacacactgtggagagctttatgccTCTGTAACTCAGGGGAACCAATTGCACCAGCATGGGCTGTGCCCACCAGAAAGGCATTGCTCTCCCTTGTGTGGACTAGACCTTTCCAAGAAAAGCCCGAGCAGACCATCTAATCAGCTCCACTCAGATGGACCTGAAAGCAGGGACCCCCCCATACCAGGCAGACCACACAGCCCCCCAATTAGTGCCAGTGTTCTGACCAACAGCAACTCTTACAAAGATCAAAACCATGGTTATCCAAAGCTGGACAGTACCCCACCAGTACCACACCCAGAATCCTTTAGAAACAGCATTTCCAACAGCCACCTGAGGAATGAGGGTCGTGATTTGATGTTTGACTGGATGAAGCCTGAGCCTATTGGAAATTATGTGGATGAAAGTGATCGAGAAAAAGACTTGGACAGAGAGGAGAAAGGGGAGAGCTCTCCTTTATCCCAGCAGCCCAGATATCCCAGCATTGAGAGTAATGAGCCAGATGATGACAAAAGCACAAGCGAGGAGACTGGCAGCAGTGGGGATCCTTCTCCTTCTTCCAACCTTGAAAGATACCATTGTAATCATCTGTATGACCCAGAGAGCTATGGAGATAACCTGTATGTCTGTATTCCCTGTGGGAAAGGCTTCCCTAGCAGTGAGCAGCTCAATGCCCATGTGgaagctcacaatgaagaagaactGTACCACAAAGACAGCATGGAGCCTCCAGTGCCTTTTCTAGAAAAGACCAGTCAAAGTTTGGGGGACATAATCAGGCCCTATAGGTGCTCCTCCTGTGAGAAGTCCTACAAAGACCCAGCCACTTTGCGTCAGCATGAAAAGACTCATTGGCTCACTCGTCCTTACCCATGTAGCATTTGTGGAAAGAAGTTCACCCAAAGAGGAACAATGACCCGTCACATGAGAAGTCACCTTGGGCTCAAGCCATTTGCCTGTGATGCTTGTGGAATGCGTTTCACCAGACAATATCGCCTGACAGAGCACATGAGGATCCATTCTGGGGAAAAACCCTATGAATGTCAAGTATGTGGGGGAAAGTTTGCTCAGCAGCGAAACCTCATAAGCCACATGAAAATGCACACCACTGGACCAGATGGGAAGCCCAAGCTGGACTTTCCTGACAGTGTCTATGCTATGGCCAAGTTTACTGCAGATCACCTAGGCCTTAAACAAGAGAAAGCAGCTGAAATCCTGTCCCAGACCTCACACTTTCTCAATGATCCCAAAACTATAGAGAGCCTATACCCTTTAGCTAAATTCACAGCAGAACAGTTTGGACTAACCCAAGAAAAGGCTGCTGAGGTCTTAACCCAAAGTCAGCTCCTTGGCACTGATAGACTCATTGAAAGGTTCTCTTCTCCTTAA
- the HIC1 gene encoding hypermethylated in cancer 1 protein isoform X1 produces MMRRKGWGAPQLLPTTDRRVSVILRAASSPPGGQLNTMLDAMEVPSHSRQLLLQLNSQRTKGFLCDVIIVVQNALFRAHKNILAASSVYLKSLVVHDNLINLDHEMVSPSIFRIILDFIYTGRLGDGEPTSEQLFGAVLAAASYLQIADLVSLCKKKLKRNGKYCHVRTTGYPSYGSLGRGLRATTPVIQSCFNSTPRPVDIPPGEPVNPLNTHCGELYASVTQGNQLHQHGLCPPERHCSPLCGLDLSKKSPSRPSNQLHSDGPESRDPPIPGRPHSPPISASVLTNSNSYKDQNHGYPKLDSTPPVPHPESFRNSISNSHLRNEGRDLMFDWMKPEPIGNYVDESDREKDLDREEKGESSPLSQQPRYPSIESNEPDDDKSTSEETGSSGDPSPSSNLERYHCNHLYDPESYGDNLYVCIPCGKGFPSSEQLNAHVEAHNEEELYHKDSMEPPVPFLEKTSQSLGDIIRPYRCSSCEKSYKDPATLRQHEKTHWLTRPYPCSICGKKFTQRGTMTRHMRSHLGLKPFACDACGMRFTRQYRLTEHMRIHSGEKPYECQVCGGKFAQQRNLISHMKMHTTGPDGKPKLDFPDSVYAMAKFTADHLGLKQEKAAEILSQTSHFLNDPKTIESLYPLAKFTAEQFGLTQEKAAEVLTQSQLLGTDRLIERFSSP; encoded by the exons ATGATGAGGAGGAAAGGCTGGGGAGCTCCGCAGCTGCTGCCTACCACTGACCGCAGAGTCTCCGTCATCCTGCGCGCTGCCTCCTCTCCGCCAG GTGGACAACTGAACACGATGCTGGATGCCATGGAGGTACCAAGTCATTCCAGACAACTTCTCCTGCAGTTGAACAGCCAGAGGACTAAAGGCTTCCTGTGTGATGTGATCATTGTGGTACAGAACGCCCTGTTCAGGGCACATAAGAACATCTTAGCTGCTAGCAGTGTCTACTTGAAATCACTAGTTGTCCACGATAACTTGATCAACCTCGACCACGAAATGGTCAGCCCCAGCATATTCAGAATCATCCTAGACTTCATTTACACGGGCAGGCTGGGAGATGGAGAGCCAACTAGTGAGCAGCTCtttggggctgtgctggcagctgcCAGCTACCTTCAGATCGCTGACCTGGTATCTCTATGCAAAAAGAAGCTGAAGAGAAATGGAAAATACTGCCATGTAAGGACAACAGGTTACCCAAGTTATGGGAGTCTTGGAAGGGGACTGAGAGCCACAACCCCTGTCATCCAATCATGTTTTAATTCAACTCCAAGACCAGTAGAcataccccctggagaaccagtgaACCCCCTCAacacacactgtggagagctttatgccTCTGTAACTCAGGGGAACCAATTGCACCAGCATGGGCTGTGCCCACCAGAAAGGCATTGCTCTCCCTTGTGTGGACTAGACCTTTCCAAGAAAAGCCCGAGCAGACCATCTAATCAGCTCCACTCAGATGGACCTGAAAGCAGGGACCCCCCCATACCAGGCAGACCACACAGCCCCCCAATTAGTGCCAGTGTTCTGACCAACAGCAACTCTTACAAAGATCAAAACCATGGTTATCCAAAGCTGGACAGTACCCCACCAGTACCACACCCAGAATCCTTTAGAAACAGCATTTCCAACAGCCACCTGAGGAATGAGGGTCGTGATTTGATGTTTGACTGGATGAAGCCTGAGCCTATTGGAAATTATGTGGATGAAAGTGATCGAGAAAAAGACTTGGACAGAGAGGAGAAAGGGGAGAGCTCTCCTTTATCCCAGCAGCCCAGATATCCCAGCATTGAGAGTAATGAGCCAGATGATGACAAAAGCACAAGCGAGGAGACTGGCAGCAGTGGGGATCCTTCTCCTTCTTCCAACCTTGAAAGATACCATTGTAATCATCTGTATGACCCAGAGAGCTATGGAGATAACCTGTATGTCTGTATTCCCTGTGGGAAAGGCTTCCCTAGCAGTGAGCAGCTCAATGCCCATGTGgaagctcacaatgaagaagaactGTACCACAAAGACAGCATGGAGCCTCCAGTGCCTTTTCTAGAAAAGACCAGTCAAAGTTTGGGGGACATAATCAGGCCCTATAGGTGCTCCTCCTGTGAGAAGTCCTACAAAGACCCAGCCACTTTGCGTCAGCATGAAAAGACTCATTGGCTCACTCGTCCTTACCCATGTAGCATTTGTGGAAAGAAGTTCACCCAAAGAGGAACAATGACCCGTCACATGAGAAGTCACCTTGGGCTCAAGCCATTTGCCTGTGATGCTTGTGGAATGCGTTTCACCAGACAATATCGCCTGACAGAGCACATGAGGATCCATTCTGGGGAAAAACCCTATGAATGTCAAGTATGTGGGGGAAAGTTTGCTCAGCAGCGAAACCTCATAAGCCACATGAAAATGCACACCACTGGACCAGATGGGAAGCCCAAGCTGGACTTTCCTGACAGTGTCTATGCTATGGCCAAGTTTACTGCAGATCACCTAGGCCTTAAACAAGAGAAAGCAGCTGAAATCCTGTCCCAGACCTCACACTTTCTCAATGATCCCAAAACTATAGAGAGCCTATACCCTTTAGCTAAATTCACAGCAGAACAGTTTGGACTAACCCAAGAAAAGGCTGCTGAGGTCTTAACCCAAAGTCAGCTCCTTGGCACTGATAGACTCATTGAAAGGTTCTCTTCTCCTTAA